gaaatacagtaaaaaagaaaaatattctgGATAAAACATTAAACACTGTTTTCCACACTTTCTTTAAACAATGATGAAGCATCCATTCAATCGGACCATCTAGAAACACATTACCATTTTAATGCATCGTGAAGTGTTTTCCCTTCCAACCCAGCTTTCACAGGTCATGAACAGTAGgcatattttaattatggtttTACACAACAGACAGCTTGGTATCTGAACAATTGAAGAAAAACATTTAGTTGCAAGTAAAAAAAGAGTTGGAAATAATGGTCAATCACCAGTAGGTTTATGAACCAATTAAATTCTCctactaaatattaataaaacaagACCTCATCAGGTAGTTCCCAATCTGAACCAACCAACCGATAGATGAGTTCCCATGTACTACATCCAATAAAGTGAAGATACTAACAAAGAGAGTTAGAAGACAAAACAAGATGTCtaatgaatttgaaaattgtTGTACTACAAACCAGCTAAAAAGTCTGTCTCTGGCCAAATACGCATGTATATACATCACAAACAGGCTAAAAGACATAACAGGCCAGATGGCCACAGACTAGATCTACCTGATGGTGACAAACTTGTTGGTGCCATGTTTTGCCCAATAAGTCCTCAAATCAATCGGATTAGAAAAGTTATAACCCTCGGCGGCGAGTTTCTCTAACACTTTCTTAAATGCTCCTATACTCATTTTCCTTCCAGCAATCCTAGCACCACGCCGCTTGGTACTCATAGGCAAAGGATATACCGACATGCCTGTTGTGCAACATGCAGACTGCCAACCACCAGATCCCCATTTATAACACTGTTGCGTTGCCCCGGTGCATGAACAAACTGGAATTGGAATGCGAGAAATATCCATATCAATCCCATTTATTACAATTTCAGTAGTTTTCTTCGGAACCCTTGCACGTTGAACTGCAGGAGCATTCTCATCCTTTGGCGCACGAGGCACCCTCTTTGGCTTCTTAGCCTTGGGAGATTTGGGAACCTTGGGCCCCTGTCTTTTCTTACGAGTTCCATTTGCCTTCTTGACGACAGGTGCTTCTTCCACTGGCTTTTCTTCCTTTGGCAATTCCGGTGCTTGAATCATTTGAATTTGATGTGCTGAAGATGTCTCCGGAATACCACCATAATTATGGTTTGTAggtatcatattcatatatttgtCTCTCTGACTAATCCATGTATCCCTCATGTATTCGATAGGGTATGTAGCTTGGGGCATACCACCAATGTCCCTATGGTGAAATGCCCCATCAGTGCCAGCTAAAACCACAGCATTGCGCCCTCCAATTAAAGGTTTTTCCGGCAAGGATGACATCAGCTGCAGCCCCAGGTGGCTCTTAAACGACGTAGCGGGTTCATAGTAACCCCAATTACGTATGTTAAGACCATTATCACCATCCATCACAACACCAActgatgaaaataattaaaggagCACAATGTACACGATGTTAAATATCCTCACAAATTATCCAGGTCCACTGCATTCTCCTAACAAATCAACACaattcaaaacatacaaagtttaataacaaaaatagaaccgaaaaaaaaactacaacaaACAGCATGCAATTTACTGACCTAAAAACTTGCCATTGTTTCAGCTCAGATAAAGTCAAACCAGAAAAGGGGGTAAATTACACAAATCCCATAAATGTAGACATGCAAAACCTCATACCCCAAAGGTTTCAGCTTCTTTGTTTTGATCTAAGATCCATTTTACCATAAAAAAGTGGATAAAAAATCAGATCTTTGGGTAAAAAACTAAACAGATCAACAAAATCTAAGATCAAAATGAAAGTggggaaatgaaaaaaaaaaaaaaggattttgatGAAAACCCATTTCAACTATCGAAGAAAAAATAAGAGGGTATGGGAATGTTTGAGCAGAGCGAGAAGGGAGCAGTACCTGTTAGGGTTCTTGGCGTCTACGAATGGAAAATGAAGAGAGCAAAAGGGGAGACAGTGGTCTGCACGCCATCTTAATATCTAatcttaatcttaaaaaattaaaataaaaacatttatgagattttaatactaatattttttaatttttttaagctttttATAATCAACATTCAAAGTGAAAAGATGTTGACAGgtcaaaatttatttctttcattaatggataattaaaaacaaattaaattaatatatatatatatatagtatgaaattattaatacatcttagtaaatatttaaaattaattttttatactgatatttaaaattatttaaaaggcACTTCTATTTcacaagataaataatttaagaaggAAAGGATAACGTAAATCGATTTTTTAAACACTTTTACAAACTATAAAAGAATGCATTagtcattaattattataatgaacATTCAAACTAAAAAGAAGTTTTGAAATaccaaaatttatttctttcattattggaTTATCAAATgcataaatcaaataaaattccttttaaaaaaatcaaataaaattatatatattacttatttatatattcaacACCTGTTTCTCATTACATCAATCCCTAGAAATGTATCAGAAGaaagaattatatataaacatgtggcgtatttgagtttaatttatttgtttcattttattaagCCAAGAATGATTGAAcccagttttattttattttagttttatgttagttacgattttttttttcaagagtgttagttaagatttttaaaacgatatcaatatacttttatatatgGAAATATGCGAAGTTCAAAAGAAATCATATATTTTGCACATTCAGTAAACGATAGCTCAACCTATAATGTCGTATAAtgataaatacataaaagaaaaactatattATGTTTTCTCGATTATCAAGTCTTTGAAGGATGATCATCTTCTCTCGTTTATCTCTATTCTATGGTGTTTATGACGGCGCCGCAACGACAAAGTTTGGGACAATGTGGTGAAACCCACCCATGTTTCTAGCAGACTATTAATTCTGATCCGAGAATGATCAAGTGGACGAAGCCCATGCCTAGAATCTTCAAGTGCAACATAAATGCTTCCTTATTTGTTGAAATGAACTTATATCCTAGCTGCATGTCATTCATAGACAAATTTACGGTAGAGGGTCCcctttacaaattatttacgtAAAAGAGTCAATTTTCTAAGTATTTATGGAGGGGGTCTCTTCTTACGCTGATGCCACCAGCAGGATTGGCGAGATAGGTGTGCCGCCATTGTCAATGGCGAGAAGCTTCGCGACGTGGCTGCATGGTGAGTGTGTCGCCAGCACAACTGGCGAGATGCATGGTGACGTGGGTGTGTCGCGTGGGTGTGCCGTCAGCACGACTGGCGAGAAGCCTCCCCCATTGTGTCGCCATTGCTTCCTCTGAGACAGCTTTAATGACTGAATTTGTTATGTGTTGTATATTTCAACTCTATTGTCTGA
This region of Glycine max cultivar Williams 82 chromosome 7, Glycine_max_v4.0, whole genome shotgun sequence genomic DNA includes:
- the LOC100783209 gene encoding protein BASIC PENTACYSTEINE2 gives rise to the protein MDGDNGLNIRNWGYYEPATSFKSHLGLQLMSSLPEKPLIGGRNAVVLAGTDGAFHHRDIGGMPQATYPIEYMRDTWISQRDKYMNMIPTNHNYGGIPETSSAHQIQMIQAPELPKEEKPVEEAPVVKKANGTRKKRQGPKVPKSPKAKKPKRVPRAPKDENAPAVQRARVPKKTTEIVINGIDMDISRIPIPVCSCTGATQQCYKWGSGGWQSACCTTGMSVYPLPMSTKRRGARIAGRKMSIGAFKKVLEKLAAEGYNFSNPIDLRTYWAKHGTNKFVTIR